Proteins from a genomic interval of Rhodococcoides fascians A25f:
- a CDS encoding LGFP repeat-containing protein, with the protein MTENYNGLEVFGYQFDRFAYEHPWIGAQTGEFMLGPEGGGMLDFTHATVFALPEGGAHEVHGPILDWYLGHGGPYGALGYPISNERPTPTGSGRYNLFQRGAIGWLPEVGAFTIGGRSDESDVSPGPDAVLVSAVDGPLSSLEVSA; encoded by the coding sequence ATGACTGAAAATTACAACGGATTGGAAGTTTTCGGCTACCAATTCGATCGGTTCGCTTACGAACATCCCTGGATCGGTGCGCAGACCGGTGAATTCATGCTCGGGCCCGAAGGTGGGGGAATGCTCGATTTCACGCACGCCACCGTGTTCGCGCTACCCGAAGGTGGCGCGCACGAGGTGCACGGTCCCATCCTGGACTGGTACCTGGGACATGGGGGACCCTATGGCGCACTTGGCTATCCGATCAGCAACGAGCGTCCGACACCCACCGGTTCCGGTAGATACAACCTTTTTCAGCGTGGGGCCATCGGCTGGTTGCCGGAAGTGGGTGCGTTCACCATCGGTGGTCGATCGGATGAATCGGACGTCAGCCCCGGACCGGACGCTGTATTGGTATCGGCAGTCGACGGCCCTCTTTCTTCGCTGGAAGTTTCTGCCTGA
- a CDS encoding methylated-DNA--[protein]-cysteine S-methyltransferase has product MPSSTLFDTAIGRCGIAWTEDGIVAVALPEPSDEAMEEYLAGFGAAHGQVDALAADAIHRIVGLLGGRTVDMRPIPLVLDVSEFDASVYTVCSEIPRGSTLTYGDIARRLGHPGAAQAVGGALGRNPVPIIVPCHRVLGAGTEVGGFSAPGGANTKQRILGIEGVPGFDEPTLF; this is encoded by the coding sequence ATGCCGAGCAGCACGCTCTTCGACACCGCCATCGGACGCTGCGGTATCGCGTGGACCGAGGACGGAATAGTCGCCGTTGCGTTGCCCGAACCGTCGGACGAGGCAATGGAGGAGTACCTGGCCGGCTTCGGCGCTGCGCACGGGCAGGTAGATGCACTTGCGGCCGATGCAATCCACCGAATTGTCGGCCTGCTGGGCGGACGTACCGTCGATATGAGGCCGATTCCGCTGGTTCTCGACGTCTCCGAGTTCGACGCCTCGGTGTACACCGTGTGCAGCGAGATTCCCCGGGGCTCGACCCTCACCTACGGCGACATAGCCCGCCGACTCGGCCATCCCGGTGCGGCCCAAGCGGTAGGCGGAGCACTCGGCCGCAATCCCGTGCCGATCATCGTCCCGTGCCATCGAGTACTCGGCGCGGGCACGGAAGTCGGAGGCTTTTCGGCACCGGGCGGAGCGAACACCAAACAACGAATTCTCGGCATCGAGGGAGTACCGGGGTTCGACGAGCCGACACTGTTTTGA
- the yczR gene encoding MocR-like transcription factor YczR has product MASRVLNATSLARDLGSWRADASADGSGKRKASRPTYRALADGVRLLIHDGRIPLGVGLPSERDLSAALDLSRTTITSSYSVLRDEGYLISKQGSRSTVALPSAPSPNGLLIQSTSPSGPVVDMSHAAMSAADGTMTAAYESALQALPAYLPTHGMEPIGLAVLREAIAQRFVERGLPTTADQIMVTSGAQQAVRLLLGTLTSPGDRVLIDHPTYPNALEAIRRVGARPVPVPVRPADGDWDLDGIRSAARQTAAKVAYLIPDFHNPTGQVLSAEGRAELARITRDTRMTLIVDETMVDLWLDAPPPPPVASFGRVSGSDIVTIGSASKSFWGGLRIGWIRAHPSLVSQLAGSRAAHDLGTSIMDQLASSFLLQDAEPALDLRRSQLRERRDILEDALAEHVPDWRYRRSEGGMSLWLQLPAPVSSALAATAPAFGAVLAAGPRFGVEGAFERYLRLPYTREPQELRAAVAATAAAYRALAPSAEAEQPALVF; this is encoded by the coding sequence ATGGCCTCGAGAGTTCTCAATGCAACGTCACTGGCCCGCGATCTCGGTAGCTGGCGCGCCGACGCCTCCGCGGATGGATCCGGCAAGCGCAAGGCCTCGCGTCCGACGTATCGCGCGTTGGCAGACGGCGTGCGTCTGCTGATTCACGACGGCCGGATTCCGCTCGGCGTAGGGCTGCCGAGCGAACGCGATCTGTCTGCTGCTCTCGACCTGAGCCGCACGACGATCACCTCCTCGTATTCCGTGCTGCGTGACGAGGGGTATCTCATCAGCAAGCAGGGCTCACGCAGTACGGTCGCTCTGCCCTCTGCCCCCAGCCCGAACGGGCTACTGATTCAATCGACGTCGCCGTCGGGTCCGGTGGTGGACATGTCTCACGCGGCGATGTCGGCCGCGGACGGCACTATGACGGCCGCGTACGAGTCTGCGCTGCAAGCACTTCCGGCGTATCTGCCGACGCACGGTATGGAGCCCATCGGTCTGGCGGTGTTGCGGGAGGCCATCGCACAGCGCTTCGTCGAACGTGGACTGCCAACAACCGCGGATCAGATCATGGTCACCTCCGGTGCGCAGCAGGCAGTTCGGCTTCTGCTGGGCACGCTGACCTCGCCCGGCGATCGCGTCCTGATCGATCACCCCACGTATCCCAACGCGCTCGAGGCCATCAGGCGAGTGGGTGCGCGACCCGTGCCGGTGCCGGTGCGCCCCGCGGACGGCGACTGGGATCTCGACGGAATTCGCAGCGCGGCAAGACAAACGGCAGCCAAGGTGGCATATCTGATTCCGGACTTCCACAACCCGACCGGGCAGGTGCTCAGTGCCGAGGGCAGGGCCGAACTCGCGCGCATCACCCGCGACACCCGAATGACGCTCATCGTCGACGAGACCATGGTGGACCTGTGGCTCGACGCGCCGCCGCCACCGCCGGTCGCATCGTTCGGGCGGGTCTCCGGTTCGGATATCGTCACGATCGGTTCGGCGTCCAAGTCGTTCTGGGGTGGCCTGCGCATCGGGTGGATCAGGGCACACCCGTCCCTGGTCTCACAGCTCGCGGGCTCCCGGGCAGCACACGACCTTGGTACGTCGATCATGGACCAGTTGGCGTCGTCGTTTCTGCTTCAGGACGCGGAACCGGCCCTCGATCTGCGTCGGTCCCAACTGCGTGAGCGTCGGGACATTCTCGAAGATGCTCTGGCCGAACATGTTCCGGACTGGCGCTATCGCCGTTCCGAGGGTGGCATGTCGCTCTGGTTGCAGCTGCCCGCTCCGGTATCGAGTGCGTTGGCCGCCACGGCTCCCGCATTCGGAGCGGTGTTGGCAGCGGGACCACGATTCGGCGTGGAGGGTGCCTTCGAGCGCTACCTCAGGCTGCCGTACACCCGTGAGCCGCAAGAACTTCGGGCCGCTGTTGCGGCGACGGCCGCGGCATATCGAGCCTTGGCCCCGAGCGCCGAAGCGGAGCAGCCGGCCCTGGTGTTCTGA
- a CDS encoding CaiB/BaiF CoA transferase family protein — protein sequence MSNTGGPLAGLRVVELAGIGPGPHAALLLADLGADVVRVQRAGQVSPHDHQLRSRTIVEANLKDPADIEKVLGLVERADVLIEGFRPGVTERLGLGPDDALARNPRLVYGRMTGWGQEGPWAQTAGHDINYISVTGVLNAIGRAGERPVPPLNMVGDFGGGSMFLVFGIMAALYERQNSGQGQVVDAAMVDGTAALSHMIWSWRGVGAWSDDRGTNLLDTGAPFYDTYETSDGQYMAVGSLEPQFYAQLLTGLGLSDADLPSQMDKSRWPELREKFTSTFLTKTRDEWATIFDGTDACVSPVLTFAEAPNHPHMKDRDSLIDVGGVTQHRPAPRFSRTENGVPTPPPAAATDIASVWA from the coding sequence GTGTCGAACACTGGTGGACCGCTCGCGGGGCTCCGCGTCGTCGAACTCGCAGGAATCGGGCCCGGCCCGCACGCGGCACTGCTGCTGGCAGACCTCGGCGCAGACGTCGTGCGCGTGCAACGCGCCGGACAGGTCTCTCCCCACGACCACCAGCTGCGCAGCCGCACCATCGTCGAGGCGAACCTCAAGGACCCGGCCGACATCGAGAAGGTTCTCGGCCTCGTCGAGCGCGCCGACGTGCTGATCGAGGGATTCCGCCCCGGTGTCACCGAACGCCTCGGCCTCGGACCCGACGACGCCCTTGCCCGCAACCCGCGCCTGGTCTACGGCCGCATGACCGGCTGGGGTCAGGAAGGCCCCTGGGCCCAGACCGCAGGCCACGACATCAACTACATCTCCGTCACCGGGGTGCTCAACGCGATCGGCCGTGCGGGCGAACGCCCGGTGCCGCCGCTGAACATGGTCGGCGACTTCGGCGGCGGCTCGATGTTCCTCGTCTTCGGCATCATGGCGGCGCTCTACGAGCGACAGAACTCCGGGCAGGGCCAGGTGGTGGACGCCGCCATGGTCGACGGCACCGCCGCACTCTCGCACATGATCTGGTCGTGGCGCGGAGTCGGAGCCTGGAGCGACGACCGCGGCACCAACCTTCTCGATACCGGCGCACCGTTCTACGACACCTACGAGACCTCCGACGGCCAGTACATGGCAGTCGGCTCGCTCGAGCCGCAGTTCTACGCTCAGCTCCTCACCGGATTGGGCCTCTCCGATGCAGACCTGCCGTCGCAGATGGACAAGTCGCGCTGGCCGGAACTGCGCGAGAAGTTCACCTCGACGTTCCTGACCAAGACCCGTGACGAATGGGCCACGATCTTCGACGGCACCGACGCGTGCGTGTCGCCGGTCCTCACCTTCGCCGAGGCCCCGAACCACCCGCACATGAAGGATCGAGACTCACTCATCGACGTCGGCGGCGTCACGCAACACCGTCCGGCACCGCGGTTCTCCCGCACCGAGAACGGAGTCCCGACGCCACCGCCCGCCGCCGCTACCGACATCGCGTCGGTCTGGGCGTAA
- the purT gene encoding formate-dependent phosphoribosylglycinamide formyltransferase, whose product MLLGSGELGKEVIIAFQRLGVEVIAVDRYDNAPGHQVAHHAFTIDMSDPEELLALIDSQQPDFVVPEIEAIATDALAEVEARGRSVVIPTARATQLTMNREGIRRLAAEELGLPTSPYAFADSLDDVRQALSTIGFPAVIKPVMSSSGKGQSVVRSEADVEAAWEYALKGGRVDLGRVIVEGFVDFDYEITLLTVRAVDGTFFCEPIGHLQESGDYIESWQPQPMSDAALAGARDVAERITTALGGRGLFGVELFVQGDTVYFSEVSPRPHDTGLVTLRTQRFSEFELHARAVLGLPIDTTLLSPGASAVIYGGVDADGISFEGVADALSVPETDLRLFGKPTSFVRRRMGVAVSTASDIETARSRAREAAGKVRPVV is encoded by the coding sequence ATGCTGCTCGGCTCAGGTGAGCTGGGCAAAGAAGTCATCATCGCGTTCCAACGCCTCGGTGTCGAGGTGATCGCCGTCGATCGCTACGACAATGCTCCCGGCCATCAGGTGGCCCACCACGCATTCACCATCGACATGAGCGATCCGGAAGAGCTTCTGGCGCTGATCGATTCGCAGCAGCCCGACTTCGTGGTTCCGGAGATCGAGGCCATTGCCACCGACGCCCTCGCCGAGGTGGAAGCCCGAGGCCGAAGCGTGGTGATTCCCACGGCTCGGGCGACGCAGTTGACGATGAACCGCGAGGGCATCAGGCGATTGGCAGCCGAGGAACTCGGGCTGCCGACCTCGCCTTACGCATTCGCCGATTCGCTGGACGACGTTCGACAAGCGCTGTCCACCATAGGTTTTCCGGCCGTCATCAAGCCGGTCATGTCGTCGTCGGGCAAGGGTCAGTCCGTTGTTCGCAGTGAAGCCGATGTCGAGGCGGCCTGGGAGTACGCACTGAAGGGTGGTCGCGTCGACCTCGGCCGCGTCATCGTCGAGGGATTCGTCGACTTCGATTACGAGATAACACTTCTCACCGTGCGAGCCGTCGACGGAACTTTCTTCTGCGAGCCTATCGGCCACCTGCAGGAATCCGGCGACTACATCGAATCCTGGCAGCCGCAGCCGATGTCCGACGCGGCCCTCGCCGGTGCCCGCGACGTCGCCGAGCGCATCACGACGGCGCTCGGTGGGCGCGGGCTGTTCGGTGTCGAGTTGTTCGTTCAGGGCGACACCGTGTACTTCTCCGAGGTCAGCCCCAGGCCGCACGATACGGGTCTGGTAACGCTTCGGACGCAACGGTTCTCGGAGTTCGAGCTGCATGCCCGCGCCGTGCTCGGTCTGCCGATCGACACGACGCTGCTCTCGCCCGGCGCGTCGGCCGTGATCTATGGCGGTGTCGATGCGGACGGCATTTCCTTCGAAGGCGTCGCCGATGCGTTGTCGGTTCCCGAGACCGACCTGCGCCTGTTCGGCAAGCCGACGAGTTTCGTCCGGCGCCGGATGGGTGTCGCGGTGTCGACCGCGTCGGACATCGAGACGGCGCGGAGCCGGGCCCGCGAGGCGGCAGGCAAGGTTCGTCCTGTCGTCTGA
- a CDS encoding DUF456 domain-containing protein — protein MSALGEVLVGLVILVGLVGIVVPILPGTILIFAAVAVWAWLTGGAAAWTVFAIVTLLLVLSGVVKYTWPGRRMREAGVPMRSLVVGGLLGIVGFFVIPVVGLFIGFIAGVYVAEVPRHRSHSEAWRSTVHATKAAGLSILVELFGALLASAVWLGGAVLV, from the coding sequence ATGAGCGCGCTCGGAGAAGTCCTGGTCGGCCTGGTGATTCTGGTCGGCCTCGTCGGCATCGTCGTCCCGATTCTGCCCGGCACAATCTTGATCTTCGCGGCGGTCGCGGTGTGGGCGTGGCTCACCGGCGGAGCGGCCGCATGGACGGTGTTCGCGATCGTGACGCTATTGCTGGTGCTGAGCGGCGTCGTGAAATACACCTGGCCGGGCCGTCGCATGCGGGAGGCGGGCGTGCCGATGCGATCGCTGGTGGTCGGCGGCCTGCTCGGCATCGTCGGATTTTTCGTCATCCCCGTCGTCGGGCTCTTCATCGGTTTCATCGCAGGCGTCTACGTGGCCGAAGTGCCCAGGCACCGCAGCCATTCCGAGGCCTGGCGATCGACCGTGCACGCCACCAAGGCCGCGGGGTTGTCGATCCTGGTGGAACTGTTCGGCGCGTTGCTCGCCTCAGCGGTGTGGCTCGGGGGAGCCGTACTCGTCTGA
- a CDS encoding amidohydrolase family protein: MLRPVFDAHLHIIDPRFPLIENHGFLPDPYTVSNYLYDVDGLGITGGAVISGSFQGTDQSYLLAALETLGRGWVGVTQIDPDCSDEDIVALDDAGVRGMRFNLKRGETDVEMLTTQARRVHELVGWHAELYVDASLLLSLEPILAKLPAVSIDHLGLSTQGLPYLLNLVDRGVRVKATGFGRVDLDIADTLQQIHRVNPAALMFGTDLPGTRAPRPFSENDIDIITHAVGGDLPAVLDGNARAWYRVP; the protein is encoded by the coding sequence ATGCTGAGACCCGTGTTCGACGCCCACTTGCACATCATCGACCCCCGTTTTCCGCTGATCGAGAACCACGGGTTCTTGCCCGATCCCTACACGGTCTCGAATTATCTGTACGACGTGGACGGGCTCGGCATCACCGGCGGTGCGGTGATCTCGGGATCGTTTCAGGGCACCGACCAGAGCTACCTGCTCGCTGCTCTGGAGACCCTCGGGCGCGGCTGGGTGGGCGTCACCCAGATCGATCCGGACTGCTCCGACGAGGACATCGTCGCGCTCGACGACGCGGGCGTGCGCGGTATGCGCTTCAACCTCAAACGCGGCGAGACGGATGTCGAGATGCTCACCACCCAGGCACGTCGCGTGCACGAACTGGTCGGGTGGCATGCCGAGCTGTACGTCGATGCGTCCCTGCTGCTCTCGCTCGAACCCATCCTCGCGAAGTTGCCGGCGGTGAGCATCGATCACCTGGGCTTGTCCACTCAGGGTCTGCCGTACCTCCTGAACCTCGTCGACCGCGGGGTACGCGTCAAGGCAACCGGATTCGGCCGAGTGGATCTCGACATCGCCGACACACTGCAGCAGATCCATCGAGTCAACCCCGCGGCGTTGATGTTCGGCACCGATCTGCCGGGCACCCGTGCCCCACGCCCGTTCTCGGAGAACGACATCGACATCATCACCCACGCCGTCGGCGGCGACCTACCCGCCGTGCTCGACGGTAATGCCCGGGCTTGGTATCGGGTCCCTTAG
- a CDS encoding SMP-30/gluconolactonase/LRE family protein, with product MKPETTVVLDGYTYFECPRWHEGRIWVSDFYSHRVVSALEDGSDVRVEAEVPNQPSGLGWLPDGRLLIVSMRDYKLLLREHDGSLTVHADLSTYVTANLNDMLVDAQGRAYIGNFGFDLMNFAPVETADLIRVDPDGSAHVVASDLYFPNGMAFTGSGELLVDETVGNRVSAFDIAEDGSLGERRDWATFGELPSSTDMATALGEVKVAADGCCIDTDGTMWIADALGQRVLHVAQGGEVLDQLDFDLGVFACGLGGSDGRTLFVCAAPDFNEHQRKIETEGKLLAVRV from the coding sequence ATGAAACCGGAGACCACTGTCGTTCTCGACGGCTACACCTATTTCGAATGTCCGCGCTGGCACGAAGGGAGGATCTGGGTATCGGACTTCTATTCGCACCGGGTCGTCTCTGCCCTCGAGGACGGCTCCGACGTGCGAGTCGAAGCCGAGGTGCCCAATCAGCCGTCGGGCCTGGGGTGGTTGCCGGACGGCCGGTTGCTGATCGTGTCGATGCGCGACTACAAACTGCTGCTGCGCGAGCACGACGGTTCGCTGACCGTCCACGCCGACCTGTCGACGTACGTGACGGCGAACCTCAACGATATGCTCGTGGACGCGCAGGGCCGCGCCTACATCGGGAATTTCGGGTTCGACCTGATGAACTTCGCTCCCGTCGAGACGGCCGATCTGATTCGCGTCGACCCGGACGGTTCTGCACACGTCGTGGCATCGGATCTGTACTTCCCCAACGGGATGGCGTTCACGGGTTCGGGTGAGCTGCTGGTCGACGAGACGGTCGGTAACCGGGTCAGTGCGTTCGACATCGCCGAGGACGGGTCACTGGGGGAGCGGCGTGACTGGGCGACGTTCGGTGAGCTGCCGTCGTCGACGGACATGGCAACGGCTCTGGGCGAGGTGAAAGTGGCTGCCGACGGATGTTGCATCGACACCGACGGCACGATGTGGATCGCCGATGCGCTGGGTCAGCGGGTGCTGCACGTCGCGCAGGGTGGAGAGGTGCTCGATCAGCTCGACTTCGACCTCGGGGTCTTCGCCTGCGGACTCGGCGGATCCGACGGCCGCACGCTGTTCGTCTGCGCTGCACCGGATTTCAACGAGCATCAGCGCAAGATCGAGACGGAGGGAAAGCTGCTGGCGGTTCGGGTGTAG
- a CDS encoding FAD-dependent oxidoreductase → MTDQTRPLRVAIVGAGPAGIYAADALMKSDHNVSGPGVSIDLFERMPAPFGLIRYGVAPDHPRIKGIITALHKVLDKPQVRLLGNIDYGTDINLDDLRRFYDAVIFSTGANADRALNIPGIDLDGSYGAADFVSWYDGHPDVPRTWPLEAEKVAVLGVGNVALDVARVLAKTGDELLPTEIPANVYEGLKANKALEVHVFGRRGPAQAKFTPLELRELDHSPNIEVIVAPEDIDYDEGSEQARRNSKQVDMVANTLQDWAIRDVGNRPHKLFLHFFESPSEVLGEDGKVVGLRTERTELDGTGNVKGTGKYNDWDVQAVYRAVGYLSQNISQLPFDEQAGTIPNEAGRVVESPHSTTPVPATYVTGWIKRGPVGLIGHTKGDANETVANLLEDAPNFAGAAEPDLDAVTSFLEGKQVPFTTWDGWYRLDAHERSLGEPEGRERVKVVEREDMLKASEPDKA, encoded by the coding sequence ATGACTGATCAGACTCGTCCACTCCGCGTCGCCATCGTCGGTGCCGGACCGGCCGGCATCTATGCCGCCGACGCGCTCATGAAGTCCGACCACAATGTCAGCGGACCGGGCGTGAGCATCGACCTCTTCGAGCGGATGCCTGCACCGTTCGGGCTCATTCGCTACGGCGTTGCCCCCGACCACCCGCGCATCAAGGGCATCATCACCGCCCTGCACAAGGTCCTCGACAAGCCACAGGTTCGCCTGCTCGGCAACATCGATTACGGCACCGATATCAATCTCGACGATCTGCGCCGCTTCTACGACGCCGTCATCTTCTCCACCGGAGCCAACGCGGACCGCGCACTGAACATCCCCGGCATCGACCTCGACGGCAGCTACGGCGCCGCAGACTTCGTCTCCTGGTACGACGGCCACCCGGATGTGCCGCGCACCTGGCCGCTCGAGGCCGAGAAGGTCGCCGTCCTCGGCGTCGGAAACGTCGCCCTGGACGTCGCACGCGTCCTCGCCAAGACCGGCGACGAACTGCTCCCCACCGAGATCCCGGCCAACGTCTACGAAGGACTCAAGGCCAACAAAGCCCTCGAGGTGCATGTCTTCGGACGTCGCGGACCGGCTCAGGCCAAGTTCACCCCGTTGGAGCTGCGCGAGCTCGACCACTCGCCGAACATCGAGGTCATCGTCGCCCCCGAGGACATCGACTACGACGAAGGCTCCGAGCAGGCCCGCCGCAACTCCAAGCAGGTCGACATGGTCGCCAACACCCTGCAGGACTGGGCCATCCGCGACGTCGGCAACCGCCCGCACAAGCTGTTCCTGCACTTCTTCGAGTCGCCCAGCGAGGTTCTCGGTGAGGACGGCAAGGTGGTCGGTCTGCGTACCGAACGCACCGAACTCGACGGCACCGGCAACGTCAAGGGCACCGGCAAGTACAACGACTGGGATGTCCAGGCCGTCTACCGCGCCGTCGGCTACCTCAGCCAGAACATCAGCCAGCTCCCGTTCGACGAGCAGGCAGGCACCATCCCCAACGAGGCCGGACGCGTCGTCGAGTCACCGCACTCCACCACTCCCGTCCCCGCCACGTACGTCACGGGCTGGATCAAGCGCGGACCCGTCGGCCTCATCGGTCACACCAAGGGCGACGCCAACGAAACCGTCGCGAACCTGCTCGAGGATGCGCCGAACTTCGCCGGTGCGGCCGAGCCGGATCTCGATGCCGTCACGTCGTTCCTCGAAGGCAAGCAGGTGCCCTTCACCACCTGGGACGGCTGGTACCGCCTCGACGCCCACGAGCGTTCACTCGGTGAGCCCGAGGGCCGCGAGCGCGTGAAGGTCGTCGAGCGTGAGGACATGCTGAAGGCCTCCGAGCCCGACAAGGCCTGA
- a CDS encoding TauD/TfdA dioxygenase family protein, whose translation MTTLEQTATLTLDKLGPSFGAEVIGLDVASASDAQIHAVRRALVEYKVLVLRGQTLDDAAHVEFGRRLGDLTAGHPVHDSGHVAPEVYALDSQDNGFADVWHTDVTFMERPPMGSILRPVVLPPHGGDTNWADSQLAYESLSAPVRRMIDGLTAIHDGNREFGYYLAQKRGGKGNVWDGKEVTALVPVEHPVVRVHPETGRKGLFVNPGFTSHIVGVSEAESRGILDLLYAHLTKPEHVVRHRWRLGDLVLWDNRSTSHYANRDYGTEHRKMHRITLRGDIPVGPR comes from the coding sequence ATGACCACCCTGGAACAGACCGCCACCCTCACACTCGACAAGCTCGGCCCGTCGTTCGGTGCCGAGGTCATCGGCCTCGACGTCGCGTCGGCGTCCGATGCGCAGATCCACGCCGTGCGCCGAGCCCTCGTCGAATACAAGGTTCTGGTGCTGCGCGGGCAAACGTTGGACGACGCGGCACACGTCGAATTCGGCCGCCGTCTCGGTGACCTCACCGCCGGTCACCCGGTACACGACAGTGGCCACGTCGCCCCCGAGGTGTATGCGCTCGACAGTCAGGACAACGGGTTCGCCGACGTCTGGCACACCGACGTCACCTTCATGGAACGTCCGCCGATGGGGTCGATCCTGCGTCCCGTCGTCCTGCCCCCACACGGTGGCGACACCAACTGGGCCGACAGCCAGCTCGCCTATGAGTCCCTCTCGGCACCGGTACGGCGAATGATCGACGGGCTCACCGCGATTCACGACGGCAACCGCGAATTCGGCTACTACCTCGCGCAGAAGCGCGGCGGTAAGGGCAACGTGTGGGACGGCAAGGAAGTCACCGCGCTGGTCCCCGTCGAACATCCCGTCGTGCGGGTTCATCCGGAAACCGGCCGCAAGGGGCTGTTCGTCAACCCCGGTTTCACCTCCCACATCGTGGGCGTGTCGGAGGCGGAGAGCCGCGGAATTCTGGACTTGCTCTACGCGCACCTCACCAAGCCCGAGCACGTCGTGCGGCACCGCTGGCGTCTCGGCGATCTGGTGCTGTGGGACAACCGGAGCACCTCGCACTACGCCAACCGCGACTACGGCACCGAGCACCGCAAGATGCATCGCATCACATTGCGCGGAGACATTCCCGTCGGACCCCGGTAG
- a CDS encoding Rv0361 family membrane protein: MASWSERRQQWVDSREEARNNASEAAADSGEQRPPNAWPFIIAAGIVVVLLVGIFAASKFAPAENNVTQAQLLTDAVDGFLEAQNSGDADLLRENTCFDQVAVLVPGDDAQYRTDRAGEVERNGETSIDGVPSEYEVNGDRGRVTVPLKEEKSGVQTDDEWKFVRVDDKWLVCNV, from the coding sequence ATGGCGTCGTGGAGTGAACGTAGGCAGCAGTGGGTCGACAGTCGTGAGGAAGCGCGCAACAACGCTTCCGAAGCGGCCGCCGACTCCGGTGAGCAGCGTCCGCCCAACGCGTGGCCGTTCATCATCGCCGCGGGCATCGTCGTCGTTCTGCTCGTCGGTATCTTCGCGGCTTCGAAGTTCGCTCCCGCGGAGAACAACGTGACGCAGGCGCAGCTACTGACCGACGCCGTCGACGGATTCCTCGAGGCACAGAACTCCGGCGACGCAGATCTCCTGCGTGAGAACACCTGCTTCGATCAGGTCGCCGTGCTCGTCCCCGGCGACGATGCGCAGTACCGAACCGATCGAGCAGGCGAGGTCGAGCGCAACGGCGAGACGTCGATCGACGGGGTGCCGTCGGAGTACGAGGTCAACGGCGACCGCGGCAGGGTGACCGTCCCGCTGAAGGAAGAGAAATCCGGAGTGCAGACCGACGACGAGTGGAAGTTCGTCCGCGTCGACGACAAGTGGCTGGTCTGCAATGTCTGA
- a CDS encoding rhodanese-like domain-containing protein: MTYAGDITPEAAWELLQSNPEAVLVDVRTRAEWQYVGVPDTSGIDRPTHLIEWVSYPDGARNTDFVDDLKAAGVDGDRPVVFLCRSGQRSIGAAEAATAAGIGPSYNVLDGFEGATDADGHRGATGWRAVGLPWRQS; the protein is encoded by the coding sequence GTGACCTACGCAGGTGACATAACCCCGGAAGCGGCTTGGGAGTTGTTGCAGAGCAACCCCGAGGCTGTGCTCGTGGATGTTCGTACGCGCGCCGAGTGGCAGTACGTCGGTGTTCCGGACACCTCCGGTATCGACCGTCCGACGCACCTGATCGAGTGGGTCAGCTACCCCGACGGTGCGCGCAACACCGATTTTGTCGATGACCTGAAAGCCGCAGGGGTGGACGGCGATCGGCCGGTGGTCTTCCTGTGCCGCTCCGGTCAGCGGTCCATCGGTGCCGCGGAAGCCGCGACGGCAGCGGGCATCGGCCCGTCCTACAACGTGCTCGACGGTTTCGAGGGTGCCACCGACGCCGACGGCCACCGCGGAGCCACGGGTTGGCGTGCAGTCGGGTTGCCCTGGAGGCAGTCGTGA